The sequence GTTATCCGGCGTAACTTATCTGTTGGTTGGTCGGAGTTCTGTTTGATTGCGGTAATCACACCTACCAGTTGTCTGGAGCCAAAGGGGACGCGCACCCTGGCTCCCGGCGTCGGCTGAGCATGGTCTTCGGGCAACAGATAATCAAACCCGCCGCGCATGGGTACGGGCAGGGCAACTTCTACTATCATTAAACTTCTGTTCCGTATTGCTGGTGTGTTGTGATTGTGGTGATAATTCCAACGATTTATTCTTGAACCCCACATCAGGATACATTAATATGCGCGTCCCCCGGCGGCAAGCCGCCAGTTTTTAATTTTTCGTATGGTGTTTGGTCAAGCCCGTTGTGTTTGGATCAAATAGCGGTACGGCCTGATGATGAGGTAACCCATGAAAGACGGTATCCACCCGGATTATCAAGAAATGACTGCAACCTGTTCTTGTGGCAACAAGATCCAGGTTCGTTCTACCCTGAAAAAAGATATCAACCTGGACGTATGTTCTGAATGTCACCCATTCTACACTGGTAAGCAGCGTAATGTTGATACCGGCGGCCGTGTTGATCGCTTTAACAAGCGTTTCGGTGCTTTGGGTAAGAAATAACACCCGGAACTATCCGTTAAAAAAGCGCCTCAGGGCGCTTTTTTTATTCATATCTGAAAATATTAATCCTCTCTTTATTCATAACTATTCGCTATATTCAAACTGGTTTTTAATTAGATGAAATTGTGTGTCGCTATATAGGTTGCTGATCTGATATGT comes from Lacimicrobium alkaliphilum and encodes:
- the rpmE gene encoding 50S ribosomal protein L31, which gives rise to MKDGIHPDYQEMTATCSCGNKIQVRSTLKKDINLDVCSECHPFYTGKQRNVDTGGRVDRFNKRFGALGKK